A window of Nocardia arthritidis genomic DNA:
ACCGAATACCGCTCGGCGATCGTCCGCAACGCCCGCGCGGTATCGTCGGTATCCGCGAGGTCGCAGCGCACGAATTCACCCGGGAAATCCGGCCCCGGCGCACTCCGCCCGACGCCGATCACCCGGTAACCGGCCGTGGCGAGCCGATGTGTGATGGCCAGGCCGATCCCACCCGTCGCACCGGTTACCAATACATCCGATGAATTGTCGCCCATGGGCCGATTCTGGCACAGCGCAAAGCCTCTCGACCGCCATGGTGACGCGGGTAACCCGTCTCACGCAGGAGCCCGGCGCGGGCCGACGGCGCCCGAACCGGTCCGTCGGCTCGCTTTGGTCTCCACCGTGCAATAACGACGAAACCCCTTTCGGCTCAACAGGTACCAAGCGCGGCACGCACGGCATCCAGGTGCCCCTGTACGATCGGCCCCGCCTGCTCGGCCAGGATCCGCACATCCGCCGACTGCCCGGTGGCGACCTCCTGGTTACCGGCGCTCAGCGCGGCCAGGTGGCCGGACTCCTGAGCCCGCAACCAGTTGATGTCGAAATCGCGGCCCATCTTCGGCACCGTGACCATCAGCGTCCGCATCTGATCGGAATCGGGCATCATCGGCAGCATGACGCCGTACCGTGCGGCCACCGTCGTGACCATGCCGTCCAGCCGAGTGTGATCGCGGACCAACATGGGCGCCAGATCCCGGATCGCCGGGCAGGACGACATCGCGGCGGCCCGCGCGCTCAGCGCGATTTCGGCCATATTCGTCTGATGCGCGGCACTCAGAAAGTTCTGATCCTGTTGCGACACAGTCGGACCGGCGGCCGGACCGGCATTCGCCGCACCGGCGGCGCCGACGCCGACCGCTGCGGCACACAGTCCGACGGCCATCGCCCGTGACAGAGTTCCCATACTGACCTCCTGGTGGATAACGGCTCCCCGCGGCGCGATTACCCCACATCCCCCGCCATACACCGCCTGCCGAAACCCCTGGCAGACCGCGAACTATCCGCTCGTCCGCTACGGTTGATCCCGAGTCGCACCTGCCGAACAGGAGAGGCCGATGCCGAACGACCGGACCGACGGTGTACCGACCGAGCAGACCATCGCCTCCTGGATCGAACAGCTCGTCGAGCTCGGTATCCGCAGACCCGGCTACCCCGCCGACGACGCGGCGGCCGCGGCGATCGCCGACCACCTGCGCACCTTCGGACTGGAAGACGTGCGCCTCGAACCGATTTCGGTCCCGCACTGGGAGCCGGTCGACTGGTCGCTGCGGGCGACTCCGGCCGGCGGCGAGCCGCGCGATCTCCCCTGCTTCCCGCTGCCCTTCTCCGCGCCGACACCCGGCATCGAGGCCGAGCTCGCCGCCTTCGACGCCGAGCAACCACATTCCACCGCAGGCAAAGTCGCGCTCTGCGAGATCGAAATGCTGTCCGCGCCCGCGGATCTGCTGGTGACCGCCGGCAGCGCGCCCGCCGATCCGGCGGGCCGGGTATACGACCCGGACGACACGCTCGCCGGTACCACCCAGCTCCTCCCGTTCAGCCCGGCATGGCACGACGTCATGGAACCGGCGGCGGCCGCGGGCGCCGTCGCCTTCATCGGCGGCCTCACCGGCTATATCGGCGACTCGTACGAGTACTACGTGCCCTACGACGCCAAAGCTCGCCCGATTCCGGGGGTTTGGGTGCGCGCGTCCGACGCGGCATGGCTGCGTGCGCAACTCGGAGTCGGGTCGGTCCACGTCCGGCTCGAGATCGAATCCAACACGGGGACAAGGCAATCGAGCAATGTCGTTGGCGAACTGCCCGGCGCCGACGCCGAGCGGGTGATCATCGGCTCGCATCACGACGGCCCGTGGGAGTCGGCGGTCGAGGACGCGAGCGGTGTCGCGCTGGTACTCGCTCAGGCGGCCTACTGGGCGCGCCGTCCGGCCGAAAAGCGGCCGCACCGGCTGATTTTCGTGCTGCACGGCGGCCATATGGCCGGTCTCGCGGGACCGCGCGCCTATGTCGCGGCACATCGCGCCGAACTCGATGCCACCGTGCTCGAGCTGCATCTCGAACATGCGGCGCTGGAATACCGGCAGACCGCCGACGGCGATTACCTGCCGACCGGCCTGCCGGAACCGCGCTGGTTCTGCACCAGCCGAATCCCGGTGCTGGAACGGGCGGTATCGGACGCCATCGTCGCGAACGATCTGCGCCGCTCGATGATTCTGGCGCCCGACGCCGTCGGCGCGCATCCGCCCACCGATGCCGGGCACTACCACGACGCGGGTGTGCCGGTGGTCAACTTCATCACCACCCCGGCCTATCTGTTCGATCGGATGGATCGCCTCGACAAGATCGATTTCGCGGGCCTGGTGCCGCTCACCAGGGCCGCCATTCGAATCATCGAATCGACGGCGGGTATCGGCGCGGCGGAAATGCGCGAGCGGATGATTCGCTGATCAGTCTTCCGAATACCGGTAGAACCCCTCACCGGTGGCTATGCCCAATTTGCCCTTATCGATGTAGTTCTCCTTCAACCACGCCGCGAACCGCCGCCCCTGTTCATCGCCGTGCACCATGATGTTGTACGGGGTGGTGAGCCCGATGACATCGAGTATCTGGAAGGGTCCGACGGGGGCGCCGGTCGCGATCCGCCAGGTCTCGTCCACGGTCGCCGGTTCGGCGTAGCCGTCCGCGCTGAGTTCCATCGCGGCGCGCAGCAGCGGGACCAGCAGCGAATTCAGTACGTAACCCGCCTTTTCCTTGTGCAGCTCGATCGGCACCATTCCAATCGCCTGGGCGAATTCGGACACCGTACGGAACACCTCCGGATCGGTATCGGGCGAGCCCATGATCTCGGCGGTATTGCGTTTCCACACCTGATTCGCGAAATGCAGCGCGAGGAACCGGTCCGGTCGCCCGGTGGCGTCCTTGATCGCGCTCGGCAGCAGCGTCGACGAATTCGTTGCGAAAATGGTTCGCTCCGGCGCCAGTTCGCTCAGCTTCGCATATATTTCCTGTTTTATCTCCAGTACCTCGGGCACCGCCTCGATGACGAGATCGGCATCGCGCACCGCCGCGCCGAGATCGGCGACCAGCACGATGTCCGCCGCGGTCTGCTCGGCCTTCCCATCGCCGCCGCCGGGAACCTCCGCGCGATATGCCGCCGCGAGCGCGTCGAACCGGCTCCGCCCGGCCGCGAGCACGGCGTCATCGATGTCGTATGCGGTCACCTCGAAGCCGTGAAACGCCGTCTGGTACGCGATTTGTGAGCCGAGCACCCCGGTCCCCAGCACCGTCACCCGGCGGATCTCCATCGCCACCGATCACTCCTTTCGAAAGCCGAAACAACGCTGTCGCCTCATCTTCGTCCATCGGTCGCCGTCGGCGCAGATCGATCGCCGGCCGTATGAGGGTGTGCCGCACCCGACAGCTGGTGCGTACAGTCAGCTATCGAGGCGCGAAACACATTCGGCCACAACATATTCGATCGGATCCCCCGAACGCTGGGGACACTTTTCCCAGTGCCACGGCATCTTCCGGCTGCCTGGTGAACCGGGCCCGCCCATAGCCTTTCGCGGACCCCGTCGCGATGGCGGGCCTGCGCGAGGAGCTTCGACGAAAATGCTGCTATCCGTTGTCATTCCGGTGCTGAACGAGGAGAACTGCATCGCCGCGACCCTGGACCGGCTCACCGCGCAGGACACCATCGACGAGATCGTCGTCGTCGACAACGGCAGCACCGACGCGACACCGCGAATCGTGCGCGAGTACGCGCTGACCCACCCGCGGGTGGTGCTGGTGGCGGAGCCGAGGCGCGGTGTCGCGCGGGCCCGCAACACCGGATTCGACCACGCGAGCGGCGATTTCATCGGCCGGACCGATGCCGATACACACGTCGCGCCCGACTGGGGCGAGGTCGTCGTGCGACATCTGACCGCGCACCCGGACACCGCCGCGCTGACCGGCATCACCACCTATTACGACTCGCCAATCGGCTTTCTGTTGAAATTCGGTCTCTGGCTACAGAATCGGCGCGGCAAGCTGGGTGGCCCCGTCGGCAATATGCACGGTCCCAATATGGCGATCCGCCGCACCGCCTGGCTGGAGGTCCGCGAGCAGACCGTCACCCGCCCGGATGTCATCGATGATCTGGACCTGGCGCTGTGCCTGTCGAAACGCGGGCTGCACATAGAACAGTTGACGGATATGCGCGCCGAGACCTCCGCGCGCCGCCGCCGGACCAGTCCCCGCCGCTGGTGGCAGTTCCAGCTGTCGGGTCTGCGCACCATCGCCGGCCAGGGTTACCAGGTGAGCCCGCATCACCGAATGTTCGTCGTGGCCGCCTGGCTCGGCCACACCGCGCAGTGGCCGATCTATCGGTTCTGGGATTTCGACGGCCGTC
This region includes:
- a CDS encoding glycosyltransferase family 2 protein gives rise to the protein MLLSVVIPVLNEENCIAATLDRLTAQDTIDEIVVVDNGSTDATPRIVREYALTHPRVVLVAEPRRGVARARNTGFDHASGDFIGRTDADTHVAPDWGEVVVRHLTAHPDTAALTGITTYYDSPIGFLLKFGLWLQNRRGKLGGPVGNMHGPNMAIRRTAWLEVREQTVTRPDVIDDLDLALCLSKRGLHIEQLTDMRAETSARRRRTSPRRWWQFQLSGLRTIAGQGYQVSPHHRMFVVAAWLGHTAQWPIYRFWDFDGRRFTLIPAKERLFPLSAAN
- a CDS encoding DUF4142 domain-containing protein, with amino-acid sequence MGTLSRAMAVGLCAAAVGVGAAGAANAGPAAGPTVSQQDQNFLSAAHQTNMAEIALSARAAAMSSCPAIRDLAPMLVRDHTRLDGMVTTVAARYGVMLPMMPDSDQMRTLMVTVPKMGRDFDINWLRAQESGHLAALSAGNQEVATGQSADVRILAEQAGPIVQGHLDAVRAALGTC
- a CDS encoding M28 family metallopeptidase yields the protein MPNDRTDGVPTEQTIASWIEQLVELGIRRPGYPADDAAAAAIADHLRTFGLEDVRLEPISVPHWEPVDWSLRATPAGGEPRDLPCFPLPFSAPTPGIEAELAAFDAEQPHSTAGKVALCEIEMLSAPADLLVTAGSAPADPAGRVYDPDDTLAGTTQLLPFSPAWHDVMEPAAAAGAVAFIGGLTGYIGDSYEYYVPYDAKARPIPGVWVRASDAAWLRAQLGVGSVHVRLEIESNTGTRQSSNVVGELPGADAERVIIGSHHDGPWESAVEDASGVALVLAQAAYWARRPAEKRPHRLIFVLHGGHMAGLAGPRAYVAAHRAELDATVLELHLEHAALEYRQTADGDYLPTGLPEPRWFCTSRIPVLERAVSDAIVANDLRRSMILAPDAVGAHPPTDAGHYHDAGVPVVNFITTPAYLFDRMDRLDKIDFAGLVPLTRAAIRIIESTAGIGAAEMRERMIR
- a CDS encoding 3-hydroxyacyl-CoA dehydrogenase, whose product is MEIRRVTVLGTGVLGSQIAYQTAFHGFEVTAYDIDDAVLAAGRSRFDALAAAYRAEVPGGGDGKAEQTAADIVLVADLGAAVRDADLVIEAVPEVLEIKQEIYAKLSELAPERTIFATNSSTLLPSAIKDATGRPDRFLALHFANQVWKRNTAEIMGSPDTDPEVFRTVSEFAQAIGMVPIELHKEKAGYVLNSLLVPLLRAAMELSADGYAEPATVDETWRIATGAPVGPFQILDVIGLTTPYNIMVHGDEQGRRFAAWLKENYIDKGKLGIATGEGFYRYSED